Genomic window (Lampris incognitus isolate fLamInc1 chromosome 3, fLamInc1.hap2, whole genome shotgun sequence):
CGGCTCTTTCCATCTGGTGGGTTCAGCTCTAGAGATGCACAGATCAGGAAAAACACCCAAGGAGGGCCAATTAAAAATCAGAGACAATGTTGTTCAAAACGAGAGTTGAGGACGCCAAGCAACGGATGAAAGGTACCTTGACATGCAGTAGCACTGCGAATGTTAATGCAGTCTACTCTCATGTGAATATCATCCTCCATGTCTCGACGTTGTTGGTCATCATAGAAAACCAATCGTCCATCAGCCCACAAGTCAAACCAGTTTCTCTTCCACCGACGTAAAATGGTACCTTAGAAATATGTTAGATCTAAAATCAATCCAAAACAGTTAAACAACTTATAAAAGAATCAAACCACTATCGCATCATTCCATTTTTTACAGCATGGACAGACCGACTGTGCTTTACCAATTCCACCCTTGTTAGAGGGTTTGCATTACTGAAGAGCCTGTAAGAACTactgtatttcccggactacaagtcgcactAGCAAAAAATTTGTTGCTGCAagggaaaaaaatgtatatataagtTGCTTCAGTGTATAATGCTAAgattgctaagattttcactgggagtgatgaagaagggcaggattaggaacgattatattagagggaccgctcaagttggacggtttggagacaaagcaagagaggcaagattgagatggcttggacatgtgcgtaggagagatgctgggtatattgggagaaggatactgaatatggagctgccaggaaagcggaaaaagaggaaggccaaagaggaggtttatggaagtggtgagggcagacatgcagatggctggtgtgacagaggaagatgcagaagacaggaagaaatgcacgatgagccgctgtggtgacccctaacaggagcagccgaaagtagtagtagtagtagtagtagtagtaggtgtataagtcgcatttatatggtggcACAGCACTGATACGcaggtcagggttttttttttttttttttaatacctgcaCCCATCCGACCCGTTATGAGCACCCATCAGTACCCCCGACCCGCTAAAATATGCGTTAATCAAGCACCCGAACCCGACCCGAcctgcaaacctccaaatttagacTAGGCTACAGCAAAGTAAGCAGTGGTTTTTGGGCGGTTTGCTCACTGTAATACAGTAATTGCAAGGCATAGCCTATTGCATTTTAGCCTAGTCTATTTTAAGCCTGGCCTTATTTTAATCAGGGTCTAGGCTACTAAAAGAGAGTTCTGGCAGCGTAAACACAAACGCTACGACACCACTTGGGGAAAAAACTCATGGGTGAATCCTCAACACTATAAGACACATGTATTGACCAAAAGCACGATTTTAAATTGGTGTGTGTttttgacagagacagagagagagagagcgagagagacagagaggactaGTAATGCACTGCCTATTGCACGCAATATTTCTGTAAGTTTATAACTTCCTCACTGCTACTGCTTACTCACgtgctgctttgtcactttttgacaaGCCCGCCCGGACCCGTGATATTTTCTACAAAGTTTACCCAAAACCGCCCGCGGGTTGTGTTTTCgactgagtcacaagattaaccAGTggtatctagtggccttagttgaaatgtagTGCATTCGTCCCACAATTaataaatcgctttggaatataaatccAACACCAGTCAGACGAATTATAAAAACAGCAATTTATTGTCAGACTACTCACTCTGTCGGTGGAGCCAACCACTTTTCACAATGGACATCTTGTGAAGCAGGACCTGCAACAATACAAATATAAGAAACATTCAGCATCTACCAGTCAACCATGAAAAATCAGCAACAGGGTGAGTCTTGTGCCTGGGCCAGACATAAGCAAAATCTGCGCAGGCAGCCCTCATCATTACTAGCACAAGACCATGTTGAAGTTTTTAAAtgttatacagacacacaccaagaaTGCTTCGCAAATATCACTTTTCAAAAGTGGGGTGTCAGTCCTCTCaaaaagtctgtgaatgttcccattcatccaggtcatggatatccaaaggaattgaatcaagtgcacttgattcaattcctttggatcctCTCAAAAACTTGAATTACACAATGTACTTCACTTTGGTAGAAAGTGTGCATTTAGTATCAGTTTGCACACATATCTAAACGTGCATATTTCATCTGCAATAATATTAGATAAAAGGAAAGCCGTGTAACATCAGCTTTTTACAACGAAACGTGTTTTTCATCATTGTGAGCGTGTGAAGCGGTCGCTCCAATTGACCAACGACGATCATCGATGCCAAATGAACTTGTCTCTAACATTAACAGTTCAGCTACTTTGAGATAAATTAATTGAAAATACCAAGATTAATTGAGAGCTACTGAAACAACCAACGAATTCTAAACACGCAGGTTAACTATGCCATATAGTCCGACAGCACCCATCTAGTATTTGAAAGCAGTCGGCAAATTTTAGTTTGAACGGTGAACACGTCACGAGCGAAGCTAGTTAAGCTATCTTAAGCTACAAATGCTCGTTCTAACGTCGAAACAGCTGCTCCTTTAACAAGAAAACGGTGGCCACACTTTCttaaaaaacgcattggttaggTGACTTACTTGATTGTGTATCAGAAGGAAAGGTAGAGTAAGGCAAATGATGCTGAGTACACAACGCGCTGTTGTATGTAAAAACAAGCGAGTTACTTCCTATGACCCAAAAAAGCACGACCGTTTGACCGAATACGGCCGAAAAATTACCGAACGAGACCGAATGTAAACGGTAACTCTAGATTTGTGAAACTCTCGCACATGCGCACTTGGCTTGACAGTGGTGGATGGCGGTGGAGCGTTAGAATGGAAGTAAAcggtgggttaaggttagggtgaggttaAGTTAGCGCGAGACTCTCTCAAATTCGCAAACCTAGGGTTACCACGACCGGGCCCGGCTGGTTTGTTTTGAATGACGTAACCAGTATCAGCTGAAAGCCTCGGAAAACGCTAGCAAACGTACTATCACGTGTCCTCTGTGTATGTAATGGAAAACAgcgaagaaacaaaaaaaaaccgttATAAGTTGTACACACACAGAGGCAACACTACAGAACTCAAGAAGAGTAATGTCCAACAGCTGTGTAAGGTTCATTTGAACTCGTATGTTCAAGCATTGGCATCAATATTCGGATGCCAGATGAACAAAAACCTAAAATTAATAACTACTTATACATGGCGCAAgacgtgagcacacacacacacacgccagtttACAGGTGCGCACTGCGCATGTATCGACTTCCAGCAGTGACTGAGATATGTTTGTCCATGACGAAGTTGTCAGCTCCCTCCATCTTAACCCTGGGACATCTGAATACAGTCTGCAAAACTAAGGGGTAGTAGGCTTGACGGGTTACAAAACGCGCGCAACACTTATCTGGCGCTACCAACTTGGAAGATAACTCATTAGCAAGCTAGCTAGACAGCTAAACTGAAATGGCGACCGCAATATATTTGGAACATTACCTTGACAGTAAGTTTATATCAAGTAGGCTAAATCATCCGCTGGTATGAACTATTTTGAACAGATCGCGAAATTCGTGGTTTGAGCTGCATCCATCACTTGTTAACTTCTGTTGGATGATGGCACAATACAGGGGGCTAATACTTGTTAGCTCATTAGCGTTAGCTATCATTTCGTTAGCTAGCAGATTATAAACGCAGGTTTCTCATCGCAGCATATGTGGGTTCGCGTTAAGCAAACTTGTGTTGTCTGTGAAACGTTTTGTTGCGCGGTGCATTTGACCTCAGCCCAAGAGCTACCTTCCAAGTTTTATAAATTGCATCTATTTGTGGCTGGAAAGCCAAACATTTTTACACGCCACTCAGTTCTCGCTACCGCGCATGGTTATCACCAGCTAGCTAGTTGTAACACTGGAGACTCGTCAGTATGAAATAACTGTAACGGGCAATTTTTATGCCGCTTGTTGTGTGGCTCAAATGTAGACATATTTTGGCCCACGTAAGACTTGGGCTCGATCTGCGCACAGCAACGATTTTAACGCATTTGCAACCTGTTGTTGACCGCACTTCCTGTAACAAGTGGCGCGCTGGTTTGCTCAATTTACCACTCACTGTTAGTTAATGATGTCACATGTCAATGATTTCGTGTGCATGTTTGCAGACTAGTTAGTTTATCATCCTCACAGCTGGATGCCATGTAACAGAAAAGTAGATCCCAAATCAGGGACATAACATTGAGTATTTGTTACTTTATGACTGACTAATATGTTGCTGTTATTATGATTGCTGTGGAACTGAATATCCCTATATAGTCCGCATTAGTTTTTTCGTAGCTGGAAAGAGAAATATTATTATTGCATTTCAGGTGACAGGTTTTGATATAATTACACAGTCCTGGCTGTACAGTATGAAACCTATGACTAATTTATGATTGCCGGGACGAAATCAAACTCTTGAGAATAAATCTCTCCAGCCCCCACGTTCATCCTTCGTTTGCAATTGAtcccgttttttttttacaaaaccttTCCCTGCCTTGTTTTATTTACAGAATCTCCttgcattattttttttacagttacGACAATTGTTATGATTGCAATTGTTTTTATTTGATCTTTGGATAGCTTACTACTACTATTGCAGTGTTTGTGATACAGGAATTTAGGCCTGTTCTGAATTTTTGAAAGTATAAATATCTCCACTAGGTGGGGAGAGTTCATCCTCAAAAATGTTGCTTTGACTTTCATTGGTGTAAGAAGACTCTTGGCGACAGAGCAGTAAAACCCCACACAGAAGCCACAATAATACACTTCATAAATGATTAAGTGCCAAATTAAGTGCCAAATGTTGACACCTGGATGTATTAGACCTTGCGGTCAAGTGACTTATCATGAAGCCTAAATGGTTACGATTGTGTGGTTTAGCTGATAATAAGCAACAGTGAGAACTAAGACTGACAATGATACCTTCTGTGTTCACATCATAAGAAAGTTGAGAGATTAAAAGTTCACCCTCTACAAGATACATGCTTTATTGAATAGTTTTGGGTTATGGAATGTTAATTTTAGATTTGGAATATGTATTTTTTGAAATATCACaccaaaacagaaacacacataaatgcatgtctttgtgcatgcttaataatctagatcagaaaatcacagaaagttgaatcagtttatctggacacaatgtttattgagagatacgtttcatcactcatctgagtgacctcttcaatctcaactgactgcaggtattcccacccttataaacaatacagtggcataatgaccaaacaaTATGCAGAGCTggcagagcaatatagtatacgctgttaagtgctgggaggattgccatggCTTATACATCAGAGAAACCAAACaggcgctggccaagaggatggcacaacacagaacagctaacgcgtcaggccaggactccgcagtctacacccagctaccggccagtggccactctttcaaggatgaggatgtgcacgtccttaatagggaggaatgctggtttgaacagggagtcaaagaggcaatctgtgaagagggaatgaccatccctgaactgaggggggctgggggactaagagtacatctgtcaccattttaaaatactgtgattgcaaccattcccagatcctctgtgaatattacatatggccattgaaactctagttaatagtcactcctatttgcatatgaaactgatcgttgttttcggttgttatgctgctgtattgtttataagggtggggatacctgcagtcagctgagactgaaggaggtcacttacatgagtgatgaaacatttctctcaataaacgtgtccagatgaactgatttaactgtcTGTGGCACATAAATACACATACCTCTGGTGACATTCACTTACATGCAGTTCTCCTGACAAGGTATTGAGAACCTACCATGTGAACTACAGAGGAATTTCACTTTGATGCGGGACCTGGATGATAGGACTGAAGGTAATATCCGTAATTTCATTTTATGAAATAATATAATTTTAATTGAATTTAACTTGTTTCTAGTCTTGTGCCATGCAACTTTGCACACATCATGTCAATAACACTTGTTTTGACCTTGACAAGGTGTATTCATCACACACACCAGTATTGTGTTGTTTGCAATACTTTTTACAACATCCTATCTTAACTGCAACTGTCCAGAGAAAAAAGGAGAAATTGACAAACTGGCTGAGGAGTACATATCCATTGTGAAGAATCTGGCAGCAGAACAGAGAGTGGAGCATCTGCAGAAGATCCAGAACGCTTACAGCAAGTGCAAAGAATTCAGTGACGACAAAGTCCAGCTTGCCATGCAGACCTATGAAATGGTCAGTCCATCAGTCCGTTGCTCTTTTAGTGACTTATTAATATTTAATTACTTGTCAGTTCTACTTATTTTTCTTTACTGCTGCTGGGCTATCATGTCAGAAAGATGTCTGTTCATTTAAGTTGTCATACAAAAATATGCCCGAGGTTCTTATCTACCTGAAATCCTTTCACTGTAGGTGGACAAGCACATCCGCAGGCTGGATGCAGACCTGGCACGATTCGAAAATGAGCTGAAGGAGAAACTGGAAGTAAGCGGCTATGAAAGTCCAGATGGAAGAGGACTAAAAAGTAAGCTTTATAGTAGAAAGGCATTAAAGTGGGAAATGTTTCAGAAAAACAAACCAGACTTTCACTAAAATTTGAAAGTACATTTCTTTTTGCTCAGAGAGTGAATCCAAAGCGTTTAGAGAGAAGCGTGGGTCCAGGGGGAGAGGAAGGAAAGGCTCTGATGAAGATTCTCCCAGGAAGAAAAAGATTAAAAACAGGTAATCTACACAGGATTGcatattatataaatataatccacAGATTGCcacgcttatggcatgaaacaggcttgtactgtctcataaagaatttacttgactcactggattattttgctccttatttgttgagcactttccctaccattgagtgtttctttaaacaaagttattatATAAGTATATACATTTTTTAAATGTGAAAAATCATCAAGGTCAGAGCTAGTCCTCTGTAATTGTTAGGTAGTGTAGGTAGTTAGAGGTGAATTTTGGTTCTAGTATGAATTGTGGCATTAAAATTACTGTTTATAAGCTTTACTGTGTTAAATGCAATGGTTTTATAAAGTGAGCGCACACTTATTTGGGTCATTTTGAAGTAATTGTGGGGAATTATAATTTCAAGATTTCTCAAGTGGTGGCCATAGCTTTCTTGCACTGCTGCAGATGGGATGGCCTGCCCATAAGGGAATAAAAACCCTTTCTCTCGGAGACTTGTTTGTAATACGAAGGGAATGTTTGTCCCAAGTGAAATGAGGCTGTCATTATCAACAACCAGGGTGTTTAACTGGCTGAAGGAATGATAACAAAAATTAAGCAAAATCTTAGAACAAAATTGCAAAATAGACTGCTGGCAATACAAGACAAACTATCCTTGGAGATTCTTCACCAAGACTATTTCTTGCATCATCAAGAATAGTTTATGGCAGATAAGATATTTCTTCACAGGTCATTGACATCAGTGTTTGACCAGAGAGGCTTCTACATCAGTCAGACCCATAATGTACTATCCAGAAATGTTTTTCTGACTTGAAGCAATTAATTTGACTACAGCTTATCATTTTGGATTTTCTTTTAGTGACGTTTTTAATGTATTCTCTTTTAATTTTAGCCCAGATTTGAGCGATGCACTTCTCCCAATGCAGCCATCAGATGTTTTGGACATGCCAGTTGATCCTAATGAGCCCACATACTGCCTGTGCCACCAGGTGTCATATGGAGAAATGATTGGATGTGACAACCCAGATGTAAGTTTATATAATACCTCTATCTTAATTATTTGGCTTTTTTGTAGCACGAGCAATTTAATGTTGAAGTGTAATTGAATTTGTGAATGATTCTAAAAAAAATGTATGTTACCTTTTCTTGATCCTTATTTTCAGTGTCCGATTGAGTGGTTTCACTTTGCCTGTGTGGACCTTGCTACAAAGCCCAAGGGAAAATGGTAAGAACCTTTAACGATGATTGGAGTGTATTCTATTCATGATGTTAAACTTGATGAATTTTCATTATATGTTTAATAATCACTAGTCATATTTGCAGAAACATCATTCTAAGTGTACAAATGTTTTTTTACCCCTCTTTCAGGTTTTGTCCTAGATGCACCCAAGACAGGAAGAAAAAATGAGATTTTTATATATTGAAGATACTTTTCAAATTTATGTATTTTGTTGTAGTCAATAGTGTaatatatatttcttttttttataacttcTTATAAATGGTGGATCATACACAAAGCTTTTATTGAAATGCCCAATCCGGAATGGGAGTATAACTTGTGACACCATTACTCCTCCACCGTTTGGCTTTGGTTTTATCGGGCTTAAAACAGTTTTCTTTGGCTAATAGATTTACAAAGCTTCTTATTCAAGTTTAATTATGTCACCGGTAAACATTAGTTTAAAAGTATTTTTGTAGTATAAATGCTAAATTTACGTTTTTATTTGTGGGTCCGGTATTCAGCCTCGGTGGAATTAAAAAACTGCAAGTTCTTGTTTGTCGGCAAGTCCTTCCCTTCAAAAGAAAATCCATATACTTCAGACAAATATACTCAAAAAATCCCGGATTGTGGCTTAAACATACTTGAAACGACGATTTATAAAGTAAAATTATTTTTCATACAAATTATTTGCCTGCTGAGAATCTACCATTTAAACCCCCAAATCCTTATTGAAATAGTGGTGGTAAAAGAAATTTTAATGTATCTAAATTTCAGTTACCTTCCTCTCTGGGGCATGCATAAGCACTGCATTAATGACTGCAATTGATACCTGTGTAAAACTTGTGTTTTTGTTAGCTTAAACCAAACAAGATAAGAAATGTTTGTTCATTCTGTCCTGTCTTGAACTAAAAGTAGTAAATCTACTGTTAAGGGGTTACAGATGGTAAACTACACTTTATATTGATTTGCAAAAAACTTGTGACATATTTGAATGTATTGTGGTACTATTGATCAGTCAATCAGTGTCTTGTCAACTGAATGAGGTATTGATGCACTTTTGAAATTTGCAGATCATGAGGTGTGATACTGCAGGATTGGTTTTAGGATATTGACAATTTATCTCATTTAAAACTTTACCATATTGGATTAACATGTTCgcctagtgtgtgtatatatatatatatatatatatatatatatatatatatatatatatatatatatatacacatacacacacacacacatatatatttttttgtatgATATTAAATAATATTTTGGACAACAAAGTTTCTTTCCAAAGATATTTGGTGTTTTTCTTATGTCTTGGTGACATTCATTTTGAGGATTATTAAAAAGGAGGTTCAGCATCTAGATGTCCATATTCAACTGTGAATATCACTCGTTTAATGTAAGTTTAAAAAAACATGTAAAAGAGCCAAAGtctttgtattttgtaaatttcAGTATTTTATATCAAATAAACTTTAACTATGTGTGTTTTGATTTCTTCTAGTCAGGGCCTACAGAATTTGTGCAATTAATTGTACaagattttcaaatgttttgtaaAAATTATCAAATGCATCTTTGTCTGCACATGATAAGTAACTGCATACACAACACTTGCCTATTTTAAATTGGAAAATAGTACAATAATACTAGTAGTGTAACAGCTGTAAGACATTTTCAAATTAAAATTAATTAGCAGAGGGCCATATGAACTTCCCAAAAATTCCATCTGAAGAGTCCTCCTAGGTAAAGAACAGATCTTTGAGAGGCTCAACACCCAGTCTGGTAGAGTACAGCACAAGTTGAGTTTTTGAAGTAAGGCCACCCCCATTCAATTTATGCAATATAGCTTTTGTAATTGTGGTCAAATCAAGTTTGGTAATCTACTGTGGCACCTTTGTAAATAAATATCTGGTATGCTGCCTACAGCCACTGTTCGGATGATGTTGAAGGGGGCAGGGACCAGCCAAAAATGGGGTTGGTTTGTTTCAGAATCCATCATCTGACTCTTCATCCCAGCTGCACCTGTCTTGAGTAGTCTTGGCAAACTCCACTTGAAGGTCATAGACAAAGTCAAGGTCATCTTTGTGCTTTCGGTTACGCTCAAAGACTTCATCCATTTGACCCTTCTTGAGAGCCAGTAACTGATCATCTAATTTATTAAGGTCTTCGTTTGGGTCCACACGGAATGAGGCAAGACTGTGCTCTAGACTGTATCCTAACATGTGGTCCCGCAGTATAATATGAAGCCTCTCCAGCAGACTTAGTGAAACCCCCTCCAAATACACCTTGTGCCGCATGTGGTTCTTGAGCCTTTCAGCAGCCGTGCCACAGTCTGGGATAGGGAGAGGGAACATCATATGGATTACTATACAGACTCAAACTATTTAGTTGATCAGTGCTTATACAACCTGTAAGCAAACTGCCTAGAGAACGTAAACGAATATGGTCTGTTTCCAAAATATGCTAAAGGTATAGTTCTGCTTTGTCACCTGGATAAACCGAAGTGTATTTAGTGAAACCAAGTAGCAGTTACCTAAGGGACAAAATAAGCTTATAGTCACCATTAGGCCAAAGGCCTGCTTGCATATGGTATCCTGTGCTTGGAATAAAAAGGTCCACtttttaaagcccccccccccccatttttagtAGGCTGACTACAGCCTATCCAGAGgcgactttttttcttttctctttttttaatttaagaaAATAGTTAAGGTACTCGAGTGTTGGGTTGACGTCTTGGTATGCCTTCTTCAAAAATACTACATACACCTCCCTTTCTCCACTTCAAGGGAGATGTGATGTGATGACGAAACCTCAAATTGCCTGAGTCATGTTAAATTTGTTATAATGTGTGCACTCATCTGACCTGATCAGATCCAAGCCAATACTAACGCAGGTTGCAGTGTTTGTAGCTGGCTTGAAAATTTTAATATGGTTATTTCTTACCTGAAAACTTAGAGAAGCTCCGTACAGGTATTATTCTTTTGCGCATCttatttgtttctttgtgttCATAAATTAAGATAACGGAGGGGGGATTAAACTGCACTCCGCATCGTTTTGCTTCAAATGTCATCGTAAGTTATTTGTGTCTTGCATTACTTGAGATTTCAAGCTGGCTACCTCATCTAGCTGCCGCGCGGATTTcaacaataaaatattttttaacaaAGGTAACTCAAAAAGTATAACAAGTAACTTATTTGTCGTATTGTGTTTTAGTTAAGAACCGTTGGATTCATCATCAGAAGACGTTTTCATGAAATCATACATTGAAACGCTCCTTGGTCAAGGATAGACCATTTAGCTGGCTTGAGTGAGGGTAACGATTTTATGTCAATTTTTAATTATTATATATTGCTTGTAACTATGAGTAataatttattttattgaatatagatAGAATT
Coding sequences:
- the ing5a gene encoding inhibitor of growth protein 5a → MATAIYLEHYLDSIENLPCELQRNFTLMRDLDDRTEEKKGEIDKLAEEYISIVKNLAAEQRVEHLQKIQNAYSKCKEFSDDKVQLAMQTYEMVDKHIRRLDADLARFENELKEKLEVSGYESPDGRGLKKSESKAFREKRGSRGRGRKGSDEDSPRKKKIKNSPDLSDALLPMQPSDVLDMPVDPNEPTYCLCHQVSYGEMIGCDNPDCPIEWFHFACVDLATKPKGKWFCPRCTQDRKKK
- the cep19 gene encoding centrosomal protein of 19 kDa; the encoded protein is MTFEAKRCGVQFNPPSVILIYEHKETNKMRKRIIPVRSFSKFSDCGTAAERLKNHMRHKVYLEGVSLSLLERLHIILRDHMLGYSLEHSLASFRVDPNEDLNKLDDQLLALKKGQMDEVFERNRKHKDDLDFVYDLQVEFAKTTQDRCSWDEESDDGF